The following coding sequences lie in one Rissa tridactyla isolate bRisTri1 chromosome Z, bRisTri1.patW.cur.20221130, whole genome shotgun sequence genomic window:
- the MINAR2 gene encoding major intrinsically disordered NOTCH2-binding receptor 1-like, which translates to MDFSVLPNNNHPDKFLQLEVKSLVKNSAFLQASLAKFPEAALPGVQRWHNRVYLQREKRNVTELPGLDSNRVSQEMIDKALGKHITPITLKSTIKSNPLYSDMQVDDDWEEKKKTPSWTVQDYDSHSLHSNLASHIKENPNDLRFWMGDIYTPGYDTLLKKKEREKKHSKCCRITLLMVLAVCILITIVTLSILLT; encoded by the exons ATGGACTTCTCTGTTTTGCCAAACAACAACCATCCTGATAAATTCCTGCAACTGGAGGTGAAGTCTTTAGTGAAAAACTCTGCCTTTCTACAAGCCAGCCTGGCAAAATTCCCAGAAGCAGCTTTACCTGGCGTGCAGCGATGGCACAATAGGGTCTATTTACAG agagaaaagagaaatgttaCTGAGCTGCCGGGCTTAGACTCGAACCGGGTCAGTCAAGAAATGATAGACAAAGCCCTTGGAAAACATATTACACCCATCACTCTGAAATCCACAATCAAAAGCAACCCCTTATATAGTGATATGCAGGTGGATGACGactgggaggagaagaaaaagacccCTTCCTGGACGGTGCAAGACTATGACAGCCACTCGCTGCACTCTAACTTGGCCAGCCACATAAAG gaaaatccTAATGATCTACGGTTCTGGATGGGGGATATTTATACTCCTGGGTATGATACcttgttaaaaaagaaagagagagaaaaaaagcattccaaATGTTGCCGAATCACCCTGCTCATGGTACTAGCTGTTTGCATCCTGATTACCATAGTCACGCTCAGCATTTTACTTACTTAG